A segment of the Mogibacterium diversum genome:
TGAATACTCAAAGCTCCTCGCTACAGGCATCGTACGGCAGCGAATCTCATCATTAGGAGCGTGAAGAGAAACAGCAAGATTCACTTGCGGAAAATCTTCACCAAATTTTTCAATAAATGGAATCAGACCACATGTAGACACAGTAATGTTTCTCATACCGAGATTATATCCTTGCTTGCTATTAATAAGCTTTATGAACTTTGATATGTTGTCATAGTTATCAAAAGGCTCGCCAATTCCCATAATCACAACGTGTCCAATATCTTCTCCGGTGATATTACGCATTTTAAGAACCTGCGCCAGCATCTCACCGCCAGTAAGGGATCTTTCAAGACCATTACGCGTCGAAGCACAGAACGTACATCCCATGCGGCAACCAACTTGAGAGCTAATGCATATAGAATTTCCATAATTATACTTCATAAAGACGGATTCGACTCTAGCTCCGTCACGAAATTCAAATAAACACTTTCTCGTACCATCCTTCTTAGACTCCTGAACCAAAATGGCCTCAGGAAGTCCAATGTAATATCTCTCAGCTAAAGCCGTCCTAAGCTTTGCTGGAATGTTAGTCATTTCATCGAAGGACTCTACACCCTTAGCAATCCAGCCAAATATCTGCTTTGCTCTAAATCGCTTATCTCCGCATGAAGAAACGACCCCGGCTAATTCGTCGGGATCGTAATCTGCGATATTGAGCTTAGAAGTTTTGTTGTAATTCTCTTCACTCATAATATTTAAATCTCTTAGCACTTTGCAACCGCAAGACCAGTCTTGTGTCCGTTGATATCGAACTTCTCTAGACCCGAAGCCTCAACTAATGAATCAGCAAGTGTCTCCTCCTTGATGTGGTCAGCCGCATCAAGAACCGCTGCCTTTACTTCTTCATCTGCTTCAAAACTGATGGTTATATGGTCTAGCATCTCAAAGTCATTCTGTTTACGCAGCTGCTGAACCTTGGATATAACCTCACGAACGTATCCTTCGTTAACAAGCTCTGGGGTTAGAGTCGTATCAAGAATAGTGAACACATTGTTTTCCATTCCTACGACGAAACCATCCTTTGCTGAAATTCTTACATCTAGGAAATCTTCTGTGATTTCATATTCTTTTCCGCCTAGTTCAAGCTTTACAGGACCAGCTGAAACATCAGCGATGAGTTCCTTCGCATCAAGCTTCGCTAGCTTTCCTGCAAATTCCTTTATATCCTTGCCAAGCACTGGTCCTGCAGCCTTGAAATCAGGCTTTACAGCAAAGTTCATATACTTATCAAGATCATTCTCAAACACAACGTTCTTAACGTTGAGCTCCTCCGTGATCAGAGGCACAAGGTCACTGATTAGCTCTTCATACTTACCGTCAACAATCACTTCGCTTAGAGGCTGTCTAACCTTGAGTCTCTCCTTCTCTCTTGTTCCTCTTCCGAGGTTAACTAGAGTCTTTACTAGCCCCATCCTCTCTTCAGTCTTCTCATCGATTAGATTACCGTTTGAAGTTGGGAAATGAGCGATATGAACTGTCTTTTCACCGGTTAGCTTAACGTACATCTCATCTGAGATGAATGGTGCAATCGGAGCAATCATCTTGATTACACCAAGAAGAACTTCATATGTTGTAGCATATACGCTCTTCTTATCGTCAGTCATTCCCTCCGCATAAAATCTTCTTCTAGCTCTTCTTATATACCAGTTTGAGAAGTCTTCAACGACAAAATCGTTGATAGCTCTTACTGTCTTCATGTGATCATATTCGTCCATATACTCAGTTACATTAGCAACGAGTCTATTGTATCTTGAAATGATCCATCTATCGAGTTCAGGTCTATTCTCATATGGAACATCAAGACTTGCTGGATCTAAGTCATCCATATTGGAGTATAGCACAAAGAAATTATATATATTTCTAAGTGTTCCGAAGAACTTGCTCTGTACGTCTTTAACACCTTCTTCATCGAACTTAGTTGGAGTCCAAGCAGGCGATACGGAAACGAGATACCAGCGAATTACGTCTGCACCATACTTGCTCATCATATCGAATGGATCTACAGTATTTCCTACATGCTTAGACATCTTCTTACCCTTTGCATCGAGGATAAGGTCATTAACAAGAACATTCTTATATGGTGCTCTATCCATAATAAATGTTGAAATAGCCATCAATGAATAGAACCATCCTCTAGTCTGGTCAATACCTTCGCAGATAAAGTCTGCTGGGAACAATTCTTTCTCAAATCTATCCGCATTCTCGAATGGATAATGCCACTGTGCATAAGGCATAGCGCCTGAGTCAAACCAGCAGTCCATAACCTCAGGAATTCTCTCCATAGTCTTGCCGCAGCATGGGCACTTGAAGTGAATGTCGTCTACATAAGGTCTATGAAGCTCGATTGTATCAGGATTTACATCCTCAACAGCTTTTTCGGCAAGTTCTGCACGGCTTCCTGCACTCTCAAGATGACCGCACTCACATCTCCATATTGGAATTGGAGTTCCCCAGTATCTAGATCTAGAGATATTCCAGTCTTTAACGTCTGCAATCCAGTTACCGAAACGTTTTTCTCCAACGTATGGTGGATACCAATTTACAGTATTGTTATTAGCAACTAAATTATCTCTAAGCTTAGTCATCTCGATATACCAACCTGGCTTAGAATAGTAAACTAGTGGTGTATCGCATCTCCAGCAATGTGGATAATTGTGAACCATCTTTTGCTTTGCAAACACCTTATCCTCTGCAGCGAAATACTTGAGTATCTCAACATCAAGACCTTCTTCCATTACAAAACGACCTTCCCATGGAGTCGTCGTAAAGCAGCCCTTCTCATCTACGGGCTCTGCAAAGTCTACACCATACTTGCGACAAGTATTATAGTCATCTTCACCAAATGCATATGCAGTGTGTACGAGGCCAGTACCATCTTCAACAGTAACGTAATCTGCAGTTGCAACATAAAAGCCTTTTACATTATCAAGGTCTTCTCCATATACAAACGTTGAAAGGGGTTCATAAGGTACATATTCTAGGTCCTTGCCGGTCATCTCTTCAAGTACTTCGTACTTGCCCTCACCTAGGACCTTGTCTGCGAGGTTCTTTGCAACGTAGAAGATATTTCCCTCTTCTTCGCCCTCAAGCATCTTAGCTCTTACATATACAACCTCTGGACCAACTGTAATTAAAATGTTAGAAGGAAGTGTCCATGGTGTTGTTGTCCAAGCTAGGAAATACTCATTTTCTCTATCTCTGCGCTTGAACTTACAGGTTACAGTAAGAACTGGATCTTCTTTGTACCCCTGTGCTACCTCATGAGAAGCAAGACCGGTTCCACATCTTGCACAGTAAGGGAGAACCTTGTGTCCCTCATAGATGAGCCCGGCATCAAAAAACTTCTTTATAATCCACCAAGCAGATTCGATATAGTTGTTGTCATACGTGATGTATGGATCATCCATATCAGCAAGATACGCCATCTTCTCTGACATTTCACGCCAAAGACTAGTGTACTTAAATACTGACTCACGACACTTTTCGTTAAATTCCTTGATTCCGTACTTCTCGATATCGTTCTTTCCGGACATACCAAGTTGCTTCTCTACCTCTATTTCAACAGGAAGACCATGAGTATCCCAACCAGCCTTACGCTTAACCTGAAATCCCTGCATCGTCTTATATCTATTGATTGAATCCTTCAATGTTCTCGCCATTACATGGTGTATACCAGGCTTACCATTAGCTGTTGGAGGTCCCTCATAGAATACGAAACTAGGATCTCCCTCTCGTTCCTTTACGCAGAGATGCAGAAGATCTATGTCAGACCAATGCTGAACCTGTTCTTCTTGAATATCTGCTACTGATTTCTCAGATAAGTTTTCAAACATTTTTAATATCCCTTCCTCTAACATCATTTATTATTAATATAAACAAAATATTTATTCATTTTACTATCCAAAGCACAAATTGTCAATAAACGAGCGCTATGTATATAGCCAAAAACAAATACTATGATTTGGTCTTATACCTAAGAGTTTCTTTGATTTTATCAACGATTTCGCCGTGATTGACTATCCTTAGATCAGGGTAAGATTTAAGAATTCTACCAGTCCCGAAGAACTTAGTCTTACGCATCTTCTTATAAAATTCTTCTCTTGCAAGCTCATAGTCTCTCTTCATATCTGCAAGTTCCTTTGCAACCTCAGCCCTTCTCTCTGCAGCTGCATCCCTAATTTCAGCGTTGAAGGAGGTGCTTTCGGCTCTATAAGCGTCAACCTTTCCCTTAGCATTTATGGCATCATCACCTATTCTAGTACTGAGCAAGTCACTGAATTCAGTCATCGATTTTTTCATATCATCAAGACGCGTAATCCTTTTGTTAAGTCCGAGCGTGATAAGTACAGAAACAGCGAAGTCTGAAATAAACGCAATATATGCTATAAGAAGCAATATTATCCCAAATGTAGATGTTCCCAGGCCCCCGAATACTACCTCAACAAATGGCTGTATTCGCCTCACTACAACCAAAATTCCAAATCCCCATATAATGCTGAATTCTAGGCAAATATATCCATGATAATTAAATGGTTTCGAAGTATAATCCCACCATCTAGCATGAAATATTTTTAAAAGCGCATATCCTCCGACTAACTCAAGCATTGTGGATAGCAACATACCAAGGAGAAACACCTGTACATCTGTAGTAAATGAACTATGGTCTAATCCAAGCGCCTTTACCAGAAGGATAACAAAAAGCGAACCAAAACCGTATATCGGACAAATAGGTCCATTTAAAAATCCTCTATTTACGACAATTCCTTTACTGATTGCTTGATAAATAACTTCTGTAATCCAGCCGATTACTGCATATACAAGAAAAAATATTGCAATATCAGTCAGTATATATCCAGCTATCATTGTCCCTCCCTTTGATTGTGACCTCCAAATTCCTTTAAGAGCCTCTCCTGACTGTCGAACATTATACCATTAGATGCGATATTAACATATCTCCCATCTGAAAGAAAGTACTTAGCCCTGGCGTTATCCATCATATTCATCCGCATAATTAACTTTATCTTCGCAATACAAGTTTCATCTGTTATAGGGAAAGCTAGCTCAAAACGTTTATCCATATTTCTGTTCATAATATCCGCCGATGAAATATACACACGTTCATCTGAGCCACTTCCGAATATATATACGCGAGAATGCTCTAAGAACCTACCTACAATGCTTATTATTTGAATATTATCGGTGTATTCTTCTACACCAGGCAGGATTGTACAAATTCCTCTAACTATCATGCGAACTTTAACACCAGCCTGTGATGCCTCAGATAGCTTTTCTACGATGTAACGGTCTGAAAGTGAATTTACTTTTATAAAAATTCTTCCTTTAGATCCCTTTGCACATTCACGCTCAATTAACTCAATAAGACGCTTCCTCATACAAGAAGGTGATGTAATTATATATCTAAATTGATTATCAATAATCCCATCGATGGCATTATCGAATAGAATTGAAACCTCCTCACCAAGTATACGGTTTGATGTTAGAATTGAAAAATCAGTATACTGGTGTGCTGTAGTTTCGTTATAATTTCCGGTTCCAACCTGCGTAATGATTTCTTGCTCTCCAATTTTACTAAATGACTTTTTAAAGACAATCTGACATGCCTTAAAATGCGACTTAAATCGCTTAGTTCCGTAATATACTTCACATCCAGAATCTTTAAGTTTTTTTGCCCAATCTACGTTATTGGCCTCGTCAAACCTAGCCCTGAGTTCAATAAGTACTCTAACACGCTTACCATTATTAGCAGCTTTTATCAAATATTCGATAATTCTAGGATGACTGGTCATTCTATAAATACTGATTTTTATTTCTTTGACTTTACTATGGCTCGCAGCTTCTCTTAAAAGTTCAAGCAAGTTATCCATTGAATCATAAGGATATGCATCGAGCAAATCCCTTTCCATTATCAGATCTATAATATTGGCTCTAACCTTTTTCTCAGAATTTGTTTTACGTAATTCAGGAAATGAGTTATTCAAAACTATGTGCCTTGATAGGTGCTCCTTTAAGGAGCCTAGGTGACTTAACGACGGAATATTGGAACAAAGAACTAATTCCTCATTTGGAAGCTTAAGAATATCTTTCAAGCAATCATAGAGACTATTATCAATACATTCGGAATATGCAAATGCTCCTACAAACTCTGAATTTCCACGCTTATCAAGCATCTTTTTTATTCGTTCTATTGCGCCAGTTCCAAGATTGAAATTGTCATATTCAAAGTCAATATCAGCATTTCTAAAAGCCGTAAAAGCTATAAACCCTTTTGGTTCAAATGGGAAACATATATTATTCAGATACAATCTAATAAGCTCTAAAGGAAGTAATAAATTAATACCATACGAATTGCGAACAATTACACCTTTTAAAAGCGACTCTGGAATTTCAACTATCATCAGTTTTCTGATATTATCTACAGAAGTATCAATAAGAATATACTGATGACTATCTTTTATGTTTTCCGAAATATCGCTTTTATCAACAAATTGCGGCTTAAAACTCGATGAAAACTTCATAAGAAACTGCCCATCAACAAAGTCGTAATCAGATTCCGTTAAATCTTTATAAGAACCGCAGTGCACACCTATTTCTCTCAGTTCTTTGTATATCTGTTCAGTTATCATTTCAGCTTTTTCATTAATTGTACGTATCTCACGCCATATGTAATGAATCTGCTCATCTGAATTAAGACCGGACATTGTGTCTCGTGTTAGCGAATCAACCTTTCTAATATTGTTCAAACTACCAATACGTACCCGTATAAATTCTGCTAAATTTTTTTCGTAAATCAATCTAAATTTTACTCTTTCAAGAATCGGATTCATGGTATTTGCAGCTTCATTTAATACTCTCTCGTTAAACTTAAGCCACGAGAGATCTCGGTTCTGTGTAAACCCTTCAAGATAAAGCTCACTCATCGATACGCCTCACTTTAATTATTATTCAAATCTTCCAGCTTTTTCATCAGAAATCCCTCTCTTACTCCCGATTCGGAGACAGTTATTTCATCGTAACCTAGTTTATCCATAATCGTCTTCTGTATACACATCCCTGTGACAAGCGACTGAACACGCTCTGGCTTTACTTTGAGTAACGTTCTGATAAAGTCCCTTTGATTAGTAAAATATAGTTCAAACAGCTCGTCATACTCTCTTGCAGAAAGTGTAGCCGTACTCTTGCTCCTATCCAAAAGCTTATTTGCGAGCTTGCATGTGGCCCTGACAGTACCTCCAATCGCATATACATGCCCAGGTGAAGCTTTAACATCTTTTGGAATACGCAGCTTCAAAAGAAGCTTCTCAGTTTCTTTCTTAATCGATGATAACTCTTCTTTTGTAGGAAATATCTCAGCTACATGTCGGTGATAAGCATTGAGAGATCCTATAGGCATGGTATCAGCAAAAATTATCTCATCCCCTGTAAATATAGATATTTCTGTGCTACCTCCACCACAATCTGTAAGCATTCCAGTAGCATCTCCGATATCCTTCATTATGCCGTAGTAATCGTATCTAGCCTCATCCTGACCCGTTATTACATCTACTTCAAATCCAACTTCATCCTTGATGCGTGCGACAATTTCTTTTTTATTCTTAAGTTCCCTTATGCTTGCAGTAGCTATTGCAAATACGAGGACATTAGACATTCCGTCTACTGCAATCCTAAACTGTTTGAGTGCATCAATCATAACTTCTACTCCTTCTGCACTCATCTCATTATCATTTATATATCCAGCAATTCCACATGAAATCTTGTTGCTCATAATCTGACTGAAAGACTTATCATTCCCTATGTTATAAACCGCCATTCTTATCGTGTTAGAACCAATATCAATTATTACGTACATATATACATTACCCTTCGTGTTTTATTAGTCGTAGTCATTCTAACAAAATTAATAGTATTTATAAACAAAAATCATAATTTAAAATTTGTTTTTTTGTTTAATAACAATAA
Coding sequences within it:
- the rlmN gene encoding 23S rRNA (adenine(2503)-C(2))-methyltransferase RlmN yields the protein MSEENYNKTSKLNIADYDPDELAGVVSSCGDKRFRAKQIFGWIAKGVESFDEMTNIPAKLRTALAERYYIGLPEAILVQESKKDGTRKCLFEFRDGARVESVFMKYNYGNSICISSQVGCRMGCTFCASTRNGLERSLTGGEMLAQVLKMRNITGEDIGHVVIMGIGEPFDNYDNISKFIKLINSKQGYNLGMRNITVSTCGLIPFIEKFGEDFPQVNLAVSLHAPNDEIRCRTMPVARSFEYSELMKACRNYTESTKRRITFEYALIDGVNDEPEHARELASHLKGWLTHVNLIPLNEVSGTGYKTSHKTNVRSFASLLEEQGVAVSVRRTLGTDIDAACGQLRLR
- the ileS gene encoding isoleucine--tRNA ligase, which codes for MFENLSEKSVADIQEEQVQHWSDIDLLHLCVKEREGDPSFVFYEGPPTANGKPGIHHVMARTLKDSINRYKTMQGFQVKRKAGWDTHGLPVEIEVEKQLGMSGKNDIEKYGIKEFNEKCRESVFKYTSLWREMSEKMAYLADMDDPYITYDNNYIESAWWIIKKFFDAGLIYEGHKVLPYCARCGTGLASHEVAQGYKEDPVLTVTCKFKRRDRENEYFLAWTTTPWTLPSNILITVGPEVVYVRAKMLEGEEEGNIFYVAKNLADKVLGEGKYEVLEEMTGKDLEYVPYEPLSTFVYGEDLDNVKGFYVATADYVTVEDGTGLVHTAYAFGEDDYNTCRKYGVDFAEPVDEKGCFTTTPWEGRFVMEEGLDVEILKYFAAEDKVFAKQKMVHNYPHCWRCDTPLVYYSKPGWYIEMTKLRDNLVANNNTVNWYPPYVGEKRFGNWIADVKDWNISRSRYWGTPIPIWRCECGHLESAGSRAELAEKAVEDVNPDTIELHRPYVDDIHFKCPCCGKTMERIPEVMDCWFDSGAMPYAQWHYPFENADRFEKELFPADFICEGIDQTRGWFYSLMAISTFIMDRAPYKNVLVNDLILDAKGKKMSKHVGNTVDPFDMMSKYGADVIRWYLVSVSPAWTPTKFDEEGVKDVQSKFFGTLRNIYNFFVLYSNMDDLDPASLDVPYENRPELDRWIISRYNRLVANVTEYMDEYDHMKTVRAINDFVVEDFSNWYIRRARRRFYAEGMTDDKKSVYATTYEVLLGVIKMIAPIAPFISDEMYVKLTGEKTVHIAHFPTSNGNLIDEKTEERMGLVKTLVNLGRGTREKERLKVRQPLSEVIVDGKYEELISDLVPLITEELNVKNVVFENDLDKYMNFAVKPDFKAAGPVLGKDIKEFAGKLAKLDAKELIADVSAGPVKLELGGKEYEITEDFLDVRISAKDGFVVGMENNVFTILDTTLTPELVNEGYVREVISKVQQLRKQNDFEMLDHITISFEADEEVKAAVLDAADHIKEETLADSLVEASGLEKFDINGHKTGLAVAKC
- a CDS encoding putative ABC transporter permease; its protein translation is MIAGYILTDIAIFFLVYAVIGWITEVIYQAISKGIVVNRGFLNGPICPIYGFGSLFVILLVKALGLDHSSFTTDVQVFLLGMLLSTMLELVGGYALLKIFHARWWDYTSKPFNYHGYICLEFSIIWGFGILVVVRRIQPFVEVVFGGLGTSTFGIILLLIAYIAFISDFAVSVLITLGLNKRITRLDDMKKSMTEFSDLLSTRIGDDAINAKGKVDAYRAESTSFNAEIRDAAAERRAEVAKELADMKRDYELAREEFYKKMRKTKFFGTGRILKSYPDLRIVNHGEIVDKIKETLRYKTKS
- the ppk1 gene encoding polyphosphate kinase 1 encodes the protein MSELYLEGFTQNRDLSWLKFNERVLNEAANTMNPILERVKFRLIYEKNLAEFIRVRIGSLNNIRKVDSLTRDTMSGLNSDEQIHYIWREIRTINEKAEMITEQIYKELREIGVHCGSYKDLTESDYDFVDGQFLMKFSSSFKPQFVDKSDISENIKDSHQYILIDTSVDNIRKLMIVEIPESLLKGVIVRNSYGINLLLPLELIRLYLNNICFPFEPKGFIAFTAFRNADIDFEYDNFNLGTGAIERIKKMLDKRGNSEFVGAFAYSECIDNSLYDCLKDILKLPNEELVLCSNIPSLSHLGSLKEHLSRHIVLNNSFPELRKTNSEKKVRANIIDLIMERDLLDAYPYDSMDNLLELLREAASHSKVKEIKISIYRMTSHPRIIEYLIKAANNGKRVRVLIELRARFDEANNVDWAKKLKDSGCEVYYGTKRFKSHFKACQIVFKKSFSKIGEQEIITQVGTGNYNETTAHQYTDFSILTSNRILGEEVSILFDNAIDGIIDNQFRYIITSPSCMRKRLIELIERECAKGSKGRIFIKVNSLSDRYIVEKLSEASQAGVKVRMIVRGICTILPGVEEYTDNIQIISIVGRFLEHSRVYIFGSGSDERVYISSADIMNRNMDKRFELAFPITDETCIAKIKLIMRMNMMDNARAKYFLSDGRYVNIASNGIMFDSQERLLKEFGGHNQREGQ
- a CDS encoding Ppx/GppA phosphatase family protein, whose amino-acid sequence is MYVIIDIGSNTIRMAVYNIGNDKSFSQIMSNKISCGIAGYINDNEMSAEGVEVMIDALKQFRIAVDGMSNVLVFAIATASIRELKNKKEIVARIKDEVGFEVDVITGQDEARYDYYGIMKDIGDATGMLTDCGGGSTEISIFTGDEIIFADTMPIGSLNAYHRHVAEIFPTKEELSSIKKETEKLLLKLRIPKDVKASPGHVYAIGGTVRATCKLANKLLDRSKSTATLSAREYDELFELYFTNQRDFIRTLLKVKPERVQSLVTGMCIQKTIMDKLGYDEITVSESGVREGFLMKKLEDLNNN